The window TCGCTATTATTGAACTGCAAAAAAAGTCAGGGGTTTTGATGGAGGAAGTGGAAAATCAACTGTCTGTTTTAAGTTACAACAAGTTACCAGACAAATAGGAAAGGGCTTATGGATAAAATTATAAATAAAAAGATTAAACTGCTTATTGTTCATTGCTCATTGCTCATTTTGCTCACGCTCTTTTTTCAATCCTGTTCCTCTGACAAAAAACCTGCAGAAAAAGAAAAACCTCAAAAACCTTTAACAGCCCATATTGACGGTAAGGCAATAAAGATTAAAACTGCAAATGTTGAGGCAAGGACTATAGAAAGAATGGTTGAGATTACAGGCACACTCGCAGCATGGGAAGAGGTAACTGTCAGCAGTGAAGTGTCTGGAACAATACAGGGTGTCTTTGCAGATTTAGGAGATGCGGTTAAACAAGGGCAGGTTGTATTAACTTTTGACTTAAGAGAGCCTGCAGCAAACCTCAAGGCAGCAGAAGAAAACTTAAAGACAAATGAAAAAAATTATGAAAGGGTTCTGGCACTTAGAAATGATGCCCATACAAATCTTAAAAGATATGAAGGGCTTTTTGCAGAAGATGTTATATCAAAAAAAGATATGGATGCGGCATTAACCCAGTATTATGTGCAGGAGGCTTCCCTTAAGCAGGCAGAGTCCATGATAAATCAGGCAAAGGCACAGGTTATTATTGCAAAAAAACATTTGGCTGATACAGAAATCCTTTCGCCTATTTCAGGTGAAGTTAAAAAAAGGTTTGTGTCAGCAGGCGAAACTATACAGGCAAAAACCCCTTTGTTTATTATTGTAAAAAACGACCCCTTAAAATTAAAGACACAGGTTTCTGAACAGTTTGTTGGGGAGATAAAAGTCGGACAGGGTGTAAGGGTAGCAGTAGATGCATTCCCTGAAAGAGTATTCACAGGAAATGTTACGAGAATAAGCCCTGCTGTTGATGAAAAGACAAGGGCAATGGATATAGAGGTAAGGATTCCAAATCCAAAACGGCTCTTAAAATCAGGGCTATTTGCCAAGGGTAATATTCTTACGAAAAGAGAAAGCAATGTTCCCTTTGTCCCTGAAGGCGCTGTTTATTCATTTGTAGGTATAAATAAGGTGTATGTGGTGAAGGATGGCAAGGTTCAGGACAGACCTGTAAAAACAGGGGTTCGGGAAAATGGGTTTGTAGAGCTCATTGAAGGCGTAAAGCCCGGCGAAATAGTTGCAGCCAGCAGCCTTGACCAGTTGTTTGAAGGCGCGAAGGTAGAAGTGAAATAAATATTAAAAATCAAAATGCAAAATGCAAAATGCAAAATCAAAATGTAAAAATGAATTACATCAATTTTAATTTTTGATATTTAATTTTTGATATTTCTTTAATCTATGTCCCTCTACGAAATATGTGTCCGAAGGCCTGTGTTTGCCACAATGCTTGTTATGTCATTTGTGGTGCTGGGTATATTTTCCTTCAGGGAATTGGGCGTTGACCTGTTCCCTAAGGTTGACCTTCCAACCATTACCATTACGACAAAACTTGAGGGCGCAAGTCCTGAAGAGATAGAAGACCAGATTACAAAGAGGATAGAAGAGGTTGTAAACACAATAAACGGCATTGATGAACTCCGCTCAACCACCATTGAAGGACAGTCTCAGGTCTTTGCCACATTCATCCTTGATAAAGACATAAATGTTGCTGCAAATGAGGTAAGGGAAAAGGTTTCAGGCATTGTCTCCAGATTCCCTTTAGGCACAGATGCGCCTATTATAGAAAAATTTGACCCTGATGCCTCTCCTGTTATGGCAATTGCTGTGTCAGGCGCCCGCTCTGCAAGGGAAATCACAGAACTCGCAGAGAAGAAACTCAAAAGACAGTTGGAGATCGTAAAGGATGTAGGGGCTATCTCACTTGTCGGCGATAGGAAAAGGGAAATCCAAATCTTTATAAATCCTGACAGACTTTCCGCATACAACCTCTCAATCCAAAAAGTAAAGGACGCTGTAAAAAAACAGAATGTGGAAATCCCCGGCGGCAAGATCACATGGGAGACGCGGGAACAAGGCATCAGGACACTGGGAAGGCTGAATGATATTGAAGACTTCAACAACCTGATAGTCGCTGACTATAAAGGAAATCCGGTGAAGATTAGGGACATTGGCTCTGCAGTTGATGGAGAGGAAGAACCAAGAACGCTCTCCCGTCTTGACGGCAATAATGCGGTCTCCCTCCTTATTAGAAAGCAGTCAGGCACAAACACTGTTCAGGTAACTGACAGAATCAAGGAGAAACTCAAATCCATTAAAAAAGACCTGCCTCCGGACATAAAGACTGAAATCGTAAAAGACCAGTCAAAGTTTATAAAAAAATCTGTGTCTCAGGTTGAAGAGCATCTGCTCCTTGGCGCTGTGTTTGCCTCCCTCATTGTCCTTTTTTTCATAAGGAATTTAAAGACTGCCTTTATTGCAAGCATTGCCATACCCACATCTATCATCTCCACATTTTTTGCCATGCGCTACATGGGTTTTACACTAAACAATATGACGCTCCTTGCCCTTTCTGTATGCACTGGCATTGTCATAGATGACGCAATCATTGTCCTTGAAAACATATTCAGACATATAGAAGAAGAAGGCAGAGACCCGTTTGAGGCAGCAATAAAAGGCACAAAGGAGATTGCCCTTGCTGTTATGGCAACAACCCTTTCGCTTGTTGTCATATTCCTCCCTGTTGCATTTATGGGAGGGACTGTCGGCAGGTTTTGGAAGAGTTTCGGCATAACCGCCACATTCGCCATAGGCATATCACTCCTTGTATCTTTTACGCTTACGCCAATGCTGTCTTCAAAATTATTAAAGCCAAAGAAAAGAGAAAAGGCAGGGTCAAAAAAATCTTTATTCTACAGCCTCATTGAGAGCGGTTATATGCGGCTGCTTAAGTTGTGTCTGAAACACAAATTCATAACAATCCTCATTGCTGTCGGCATCTTATTGTCAACAATTGCGATAGGAAAGGCATTAAAGTCTGAATTTATTGTTGATGATGACATGAGCGAGTTTGATGTAATCGTTGAAACACCGCCGGGCTCATCATTGAAAAGCAGCGCTCAAGTTTTAAACGAGATAGAGACAGAAATCAGAAAAAGCCCTGAAGTAGTCCACACATTTATAAACATCGGCGTCAGGGGACAGTATATCTCAAATGTTACAGACGCCTCTGTCTATGTTGGACTAAAGCACATGTCTGAAAGGAAGCGGAGCCAAAAGGAAATCATGCAGGATGTGAGAAACAGACTAAAGAGATTTAACTTGAGGATTAGCATTCAAAACATAAACCTTGTATCAGGAGGCGGCTTCAGGCAAACGCCCTTCAACCTTGTAATAAGGGGTCCTGAACTTGACAAACTTGATTACTATTCAAAGACCCTCATAAAAAAACTGTCAAATATGCCCGGTTTTGTTGACACAGACACAGGGCAAGCGCTCCGTCATCCTGAGATTCAGGTCAGCATAGACAGGGAAAAGGCTTCTGATTTGGGTGTAAATGTTGAAAGTGTTGCAAGCACCCTGCGGACAATGGTTGGCGGTGAAAAGGTTGGACTATTCCGTGAGGCTGGGGAGCAGTATAATATAAGACTTAGGTTGATAGAGGACTATAGAAAATCTGCAAACCAGATACCAAACCTTACAGTGCCTGATTCAAGCGGCGGTCTTGTTAAATTAAACAACATAGCCCGCATGGAATATGGCACAAGTCCTGCACAGATTGACAGGTTTGCACAGGAAAGGCAAATCAGCGTGGTATCAAACCTCTTTAACAAACCCCTTGGCGAGGCAGTAAGTGACGCAAATAAGTCCCTGAAAGAAATCAACCTTGCGCCGGGATACGCAGCATCATTCATAGGCAGAGGGAAACTCATGCAGGAGGCATTCTACAATTTTATGCTCGCATTTTTAATGAGCCTTGTATTTATATATATTGTCCTTGCTGCACAGTTTGAAAGTTTCAGCCATCCTGTTACAATAATGACTTCTATATTCCTGAGCATACCTTTCGGACTATTAAGTCTATACTTATTTGGCGGCACGCTTAATATATACAGCGTTATGGGGCTTTTCGTTTTAATCGGCGTTGTAAAAAAGAATGCCATACTTCAGGTGGATTATACAAACACACTGAGGGCACGGGGGATGTCAAGATATGATGCGCAGATAGAGGCAAATCAGGTAAGGCTTCGTCCGATTTTAATGACAACCCTTGCAATCATTGCAGGCATGCTCCCTGTTGCTATGGGAAGGGGAGACGGCTCTGCATCAAGGGCGTCTATGGCAATTGCTGTTGTGGGAGGACAGGCATTCTGCCTTTTGATTACACTTTTAATTACACCTGTGGTTTATGCGTTTTTTGATGATGTAAAAGAGTTTGTGAAAAGATTGAGAAAATAGTTCACGCTGAAAAACGCCTATCTGTTTATTCTAAAATATTTTCCCTGTCAATACAAAGTGAAAATGTCATCCCCTTTTTGCTCTTTTTGCTTGCGCAGACAGGCGGGCTGTGGCGAGGTGAAGTAAAAATAATTGACATATTATCTATGATAGATGTATCCTTTTTATAGAAAAAGGAGGCTGTGAATATGAAGGCTACTCTTAAGAAAAGACTTCCTGAAATTGTTTTGAAGAACGGCAAACCCTCGGCAGTTATTTTGAACATAAATGTCTATCAGGAGATGCTGGAGCAGATTGAAGATGTGGAAGATTTAAAGATGCTTGCAGATATGAGAAAAAGACCTCTTAAGTTCAGAAGCCTTGACGATTTCGTGAAGGGGCATAACCCTCGTGTATGAGGTTTATCTTGAGAGGTCTGCCGAGCGTGACCTGAAAAGACTTTCCGCAGAAGATTACCGCCGCATCATCCCGCATATCAAAGCCTTGAGCAATAATCCAAGACCTTTGGGCTGCCGTAAGATCACTGGTTCAGAAAGTGATTGGCGTATCAGGGTTGGAAACCATAGGGTTATCTATGAGATTGACGAAAAGGCAAAACTGATAAAGGTGATGAAAATCAGACACAGGCGTGAAGTGTATCGCAAGTAAAAATACTGTCTGCCTGTGCGTTGCACGCAGACAGGCGGGCTGTGGCGAGGTGAAAAGAGCTATTTTATAGAATACTCCTTCTTAACTTTTTGTATAATCTCTTCCAATAATGCAGGTCTCAAGAAAAGCGTTGTCTCGTTTGGGATTTTACGAAGCAACTCTACAACTTCTTTTGCTGTTCTCCTCTTTTTGCGAATTGTCCTTAAGATGATGCCGATAGTTCCATGCACCCTATACCCGAGTTCCTCGCCTGCCAGACGTGCTGCGGCATCATCTGGGAAGGAAAAGGTTGTTTGAGGAAATAGGGGCGAGGCTTGATAAATTGTCAAAATAAAAGATTTGACCCCTTTCCGAACGACCCCTTTCCGAACCCGACACACCTTTCACAGAAGATAATAATTGCTGCAAAGGCAGGGGAAGAAAAGGAATAGATACAATCTATACTCTATCAGGGTTCACGATACACTTACTATCTTTAAAAACCCTACAAAATAATCAACCCCTGACCATAATGTGAAAATAAGGGCAGGGTATAAGAGAATTATCCCGATACTATGGAAATCAATTCCCAAAAACGGGTAATGGATTAGAAGAGGGATTGCTGCTGCAATCTGGAATGCTGTCTTGTATTTACCAAGATTACTGGCTGATATAACAATCCCTTCCTTTGAAATAACTGCCCGAAGCCCTGTAACAGCGATCTCCCTTCCCACAATAAGGCTTACCATCCATGCAGATACCCTGTCCGCAGGTATGAGCATTATCAGCACAGTCATTATAAGTAGTTTATCCGCAAGCGGGTCTAAAAATTTACCAAGCGATGTTGTTATATTCATCCGCCTTGCAAGATAGCCGTCAAGCCAGTCTGTAAGGGCTGCGAGGCTGAATATAGCAGCGGCCAGCAGGCTGTAGTATTGGGTTGGATTGAGAAGTATGACTATGAGCAGCGGCGCAGAAACGATTCTTGAAAGGGAAAGGACATTGGGGATATTCCATATATTTTTTGTCATTATTTAGTTGTAGGGCTAAAGCCCTTCCCTGTGGTCTTTTCATCCCTGACAATAAGCCCATCTTTAAAAAGAACCTGCCTCTTTGCATAGTCGGCAATATCGTGTTCATGTGTAACCATAATAATTGTTATGTCATTTTCCTGATTTAATCTTTGGAAGATGCCCATAATTTCAATGCTTGTTTGAGAGTCCAGATTGCCTGTTGGCTCATCAGCAAGTATTAGAGATGGATTATTTACAAGCGCCCTTGCTATTGCAACCCGCTGCTGCTGTCCGCCTGACAACTGATTTGGCATACGGTGTTCCATACCAGTAAGCCCCACATCCTTCATTGACTCTAAAGCCTTTTCCCTGTCCTTCCGTGATACAGAGGCAGTATATTTTAATGGAAGTATGACATTCTCAAGGGCAGTTACCCTTGCAAGGAGGTTAAAACT of the Deltaproteobacteria bacterium genome contains:
- a CDS encoding efflux RND transporter periplasmic adaptor subunit, whose product is MDKIINKKIKLLIVHCSLLILLTLFFQSCSSDKKPAEKEKPQKPLTAHIDGKAIKIKTANVEARTIERMVEITGTLAAWEEVTVSSEVSGTIQGVFADLGDAVKQGQVVLTFDLREPAANLKAAEENLKTNEKNYERVLALRNDAHTNLKRYEGLFAEDVISKKDMDAALTQYYVQEASLKQAESMINQAKAQVIIAKKHLADTEILSPISGEVKKRFVSAGETIQAKTPLFIIVKNDPLKLKTQVSEQFVGEIKVGQGVRVAVDAFPERVFTGNVTRISPAVDEKTRAMDIEVRIPNPKRLLKSGLFAKGNILTKRESNVPFVPEGAVYSFVGINKVYVVKDGKVQDRPVKTGVRENGFVELIEGVKPGEIVAASSLDQLFEGAKVEVK
- a CDS encoding efflux RND transporter permease subunit — translated: MSLYEICVRRPVFATMLVMSFVVLGIFSFRELGVDLFPKVDLPTITITTKLEGASPEEIEDQITKRIEEVVNTINGIDELRSTTIEGQSQVFATFILDKDINVAANEVREKVSGIVSRFPLGTDAPIIEKFDPDASPVMAIAVSGARSAREITELAEKKLKRQLEIVKDVGAISLVGDRKREIQIFINPDRLSAYNLSIQKVKDAVKKQNVEIPGGKITWETREQGIRTLGRLNDIEDFNNLIVADYKGNPVKIRDIGSAVDGEEEPRTLSRLDGNNAVSLLIRKQSGTNTVQVTDRIKEKLKSIKKDLPPDIKTEIVKDQSKFIKKSVSQVEEHLLLGAVFASLIVLFFIRNLKTAFIASIAIPTSIISTFFAMRYMGFTLNNMTLLALSVCTGIVIDDAIIVLENIFRHIEEEGRDPFEAAIKGTKEIALAVMATTLSLVVIFLPVAFMGGTVGRFWKSFGITATFAIGISLLVSFTLTPMLSSKLLKPKKREKAGSKKSLFYSLIESGYMRLLKLCLKHKFITILIAVGILLSTIAIGKALKSEFIVDDDMSEFDVIVETPPGSSLKSSAQVLNEIETEIRKSPEVVHTFINIGVRGQYISNVTDASVYVGLKHMSERKRSQKEIMQDVRNRLKRFNLRISIQNINLVSGGGFRQTPFNLVIRGPELDKLDYYSKTLIKKLSNMPGFVDTDTGQALRHPEIQVSIDREKASDLGVNVESVASTLRTMVGGEKVGLFREAGEQYNIRLRLIEDYRKSANQIPNLTVPDSSGGLVKLNNIARMEYGTSPAQIDRFAQERQISVVSNLFNKPLGEAVSDANKSLKEINLAPGYAASFIGRGKLMQEAFYNFMLAFLMSLVFIYIVLAAQFESFSHPVTIMTSIFLSIPFGLLSLYLFGGTLNIYSVMGLFVLIGVVKKNAILQVDYTNTLRARGMSRYDAQIEANQVRLRPILMTTLAIIAGMLPVAMGRGDGSASRASMAIAVVGGQAFCLLITLLITPVVYAFFDDVKEFVKRLRK
- a CDS encoding type II toxin-antitoxin system Phd/YefM family antitoxin — protein: MKATLKKRLPEIVLKNGKPSAVILNINVYQEMLEQIEDVEDLKMLADMRKRPLKFRSLDDFVKGHNPRV
- a CDS encoding type II toxin-antitoxin system RelE/ParE family toxin, with the protein product MYEVYLERSAERDLKRLSAEDYRRIIPHIKALSNNPRPLGCRKITGSESDWRIRVGNHRVIYEIDEKAKLIKVMKIRHRREVYRK
- the pgsA gene encoding CDP-diacylglycerol--glycerol-3-phosphate 3-phosphatidyltransferase, whose protein sequence is MTKNIWNIPNVLSLSRIVSAPLLIVILLNPTQYYSLLAAAIFSLAALTDWLDGYLARRMNITTSLGKFLDPLADKLLIMTVLIMLIPADRVSAWMVSLIVGREIAVTGLRAVISKEGIVISASNLGKYKTAFQIAAAIPLLIHYPFLGIDFHSIGIILLYPALIFTLWSGVDYFVGFLKIVSVS
- a CDS encoding ABC transporter ATP-binding protein — encoded protein: MSAFIEVKDLVKIYRTGDCGFPALKGVSLQIERGEFAAVMGPSGSGKSTFMNIIGCLDTAANGFYFLDGQDVSKLTRDAQAEIRNKKIGFVFQSFNLLARVTALENVILPLKYTASVSRKDREKALESMKDVGLTGMEHRMPNQLSGGQQQRVAIARALVNNPSLILADEPTGNLDSQTSIEIMGIFQRLNQENDITIIMVTHEHDIADYAKRQVLFKDGLIVRDEKTTGKGFSPTTK